CATCATCCATAGACTGAACACCCAAGCTCACCCTCGTAACTTTTGCCTCATGAAAGCATTTCAGTTTTTCCACTGAAACACTCTCCGGGTTCATCTCCACTGTAAACTCTGTAACTTCGACATTAAAATACTTATAAATGCCGTTTAAAAGCCTTTTAAAATCATGGATATCAAGTAGTGAAGGTGTCCCACCCCCAATATAGATGGTATCGATCTTTTTTCCTTTATGGGCATTAATCTCCTTTAATAAAAGATCTACATACTTTGACTGTAGATCCTTACCATCTGACACGGAATAAAATCCACAATACTTACACTTACTTATACAAAAAGGTATATGGATATATAGCCCAAAAACGCTCATGGCATTCTTACTTTTCACTGCTATCTTACATGAATATGGTAAAAAAACATGACTTCTCTTAAAACTTACTCCGTAAGTGTAGCACCACCCACCTCTTTGCCACCAGTTTGGATCACAACTCGGATATCCTCCAGATCAGAATCTATCGGAAATCCTGTAGTGGTAAGATAATCACCCACCATGATACCACTTGCACCTGAAGTAAGAATCCTCGATTTACTTTTTTCATTAAAGACCCTATTTCTTCCCCCACATACTCTAATCTGCACATCAGGTAAGATAAGCCTATACAACGCTATTATTTTCAGAGCCTCTTCTTCCGACAACACTGCCATATTTTCAAAGGGTGTACCTTTGATCGGATTAAGAAAATTTATCGGTACTGAGTGTACTCCCAACCTTTTTAACTCATAAGCCAGTTCAATCCTATCCCCCCAGCTTTCTCCAATACCAAAAATA
This region of Calditerrivibrio sp. genomic DNA includes:
- a CDS encoding radical SAM protein, whose product is MSDGKDLQSKYVDLLLKEINAHKGKKIDTIYIGGGTPSLLDIHDFKRLLNGIYKYFNVEVTEFTVEMNPESVSVEKLKCFHEAKVTRVSLGVQSMDD